Proteins found in one Bacteroidales bacterium genomic segment:
- the atpD gene encoding F0F1 ATP synthase subunit beta, giving the protein MMKYTDRINNSVAISSNIGEIVSVHGSVVDIRFEVNIPPIYSIIYTAENDKVVMEVLSQLDNNIVRCMALTPTQGLTRGMMARSTDEPLKVPVGKETLGRVFNVFGETIDHKLPLSENVEKRSIHQPPPSLSNRSTKSQIFETGIKAIDVLVPIERGGKAGLFGGAGVGKTVLLTEMIHNVIEHQKGVSMFCGIGERCREGHEIYHDMKDSGVLSKTIMMFGQMNEPPGARFRVGHAALTMAEYFRDDEHRDVLLLIDNIFRFIQAGMEVSGLMGQMPSRMGYQPTLGTDLSKLEERISNTDVAAITSIQAVFVPADDMTDPSAVHTFSHQSASIVLSRKRASEGLFPAIDLLQSNSKMATAAIIGERHYSTAQNIRQCLAKYEEIKDIISMLGIEQLSTDDRKLVNRARRLERFLTQPFYTTEQFSGMKGKDVSLDDAITGCERILNDEFSELPESAFYMVGSIDEVLEKIKKT; this is encoded by the coding sequence ATGATGAAGTATACTGACAGGATAAATAATTCAGTTGCCATTTCATCCAATATAGGGGAAATAGTGTCGGTACACGGAAGCGTAGTAGATATAAGGTTTGAAGTTAATATCCCACCAATTTATTCTATAATTTATACAGCCGAAAATGATAAAGTTGTGATGGAAGTTTTATCACAGCTCGATAACAATATTGTCCGATGTATGGCATTAACACCCACACAGGGCTTAACCCGTGGTATGATGGCAAGAAGTACCGATGAGCCTTTGAAAGTGCCTGTTGGAAAAGAAACGCTTGGCCGCGTGTTTAACGTGTTTGGCGAAACTATCGATCATAAACTTCCTTTAAGTGAAAATGTTGAAAAGCGCAGTATTCATCAACCTCCTCCTTCATTATCCAACCGCTCAACTAAATCACAGATTTTCGAAACAGGTATAAAAGCCATCGATGTTCTGGTACCTATTGAACGTGGCGGAAAGGCCGGCCTTTTTGGTGGAGCCGGTGTTGGCAAAACAGTTTTACTTACCGAGATGATACATAATGTTATTGAACATCAGAAAGGAGTGAGTATGTTTTGTGGTATTGGCGAACGATGCCGCGAAGGACATGAGATTTATCACGACATGAAAGATTCCGGTGTTCTTTCCAAAACCATCATGATGTTCGGTCAAATGAATGAGCCGCCGGGAGCACGTTTCCGTGTTGGGCATGCAGCGCTTACGATGGCTGAATATTTCAGGGATGATGAACATCGCGATGTGCTTTTGCTTATTGATAATATTTTCAGGTTTATCCAGGCAGGCATGGAAGTATCAGGATTAATGGGACAAATGCCATCACGCATGGGGTATCAGCCAACACTGGGAACAGATTTATCAAAACTGGAAGAACGCATCTCTAATACCGATGTTGCTGCCATTACTTCAATTCAGGCGGTGTTCGTGCCGGCTGATGATATGACCGACCCTTCGGCTGTTCATACTTTTTCGCATCAATCGGCTTCTATTGTTCTTTCTCGAAAGCGGGCAAGCGAAGGTTTGTTTCCTGCCATTGATTTGTTGCAGTCGAATTCAAAAATGGCAACAGCCGCTATTATTGGCGAAAGGCATTATTCAACTGCACAGAATATCCGGCAATGCCTGGCAAAATATGAAGAGATAAAGGACATCATATCGATGCTCGGGATAGAACAGCTATCAACCGACGACCGCAAACTGGTGAACAGGGCCAGGCGTTTGGAACGTTTCCTTACACAACCTTTTTATACAACCGAACAGTTTAGCGGAATGAAAGGAAAAGATGTAAGCCTTGATGATGCAATTACAGGTTGCGAGCGCATTCTGAATGATGAGTTTTCGGAACTTCCGGAAAGCGCATTCTATATGGTAGGCTCTATAGATGAAGTGTTGGAAAAAATAAAAAAAACATAA